The nucleotide sequence CTCCCCGGGTGCGCGGGCGACGCGGCCGCGCCGGGACGCTTCGGAATGCCGTCGTCTTGGCGCCCCATCGGCCCGGGGAAGCCTACGTCCGACCGGCTCGCGAACCCTCCGGCGCGGCCTCGGCTCCGCCCCTTTCGGCCGGCCCCGGCGGCGGGACGGCGATCCCCGTGGCAAGCGGCGCACAGCAACGTCCTCCCGGACGTGCCAAGCTGCGCGCATGCAGACCGGTTCACCCTTCATGTGCGAAGCCAGGATCCATGGGGAGTGGTGCGGGATAACCCTCATGGAGGCGTTGAGCGTCCATCGGTCCGCGGCGAAACGGTGCCTAGCTTGCCATGGGGCCGTCAACGTCCACGGCGGCTATGGCGGACAGACGCCCGCTACCGTGCATCGCAAGGCGCATGACGGGTGTCCCCGCTCGCCGCGAACCTTCCGCGGGACGGTCTCGCCCCATCCGAACGCCCTGCCCTGATCCGCGACGCGACTGTCGCGCTACCGGTCCGGTCGATCAACCCTGCTCCGGCATGGCATGACCCGCGTCCCCATTCGGCCGCCGGACGCGGGCACGGACCGACTCCTCAAGGTGCTTACGACGCTGACCATGTCGCGCCGGACGGAGCGGTCGCAGGGGCACGCGGTTGCGGCGTTATTTTACCTCTGGTATAATAACCGGCGTTCCGACATCGTGTGGCGAATGAGAGCGCCGGCCGCTCGCGGGCTCCGGGCCGGGGACGGTCCGCGACCTGCGAACGCCCGCGGGGGAAGCCAGCGGGTCGCGCACGCCCCTCGCCGGAAGGACGGTAACTCATGTCTCGAACGCGTACCAGGACGGAGGATCGCGATGGGCAACGTCGCATGGTCGGACCGGGGCAAGCGCCGGGGATGCACGGATTGAGACCTGGACGGCATCGGGGGCCCCTGTCCGTCTGGCGCAGGAGGGATCCGGCAAGCCTCACGGGCAACGACCTGTCGGGCCTCGTGACGCTGGTCGGATCCACGGCGATGTGGGGCGAGCCCCGTTGGGCAGCCGCCAGGCGCGGGGATCCCGCGGCCGCCGCCGCCGTGGCGCTGGATCATGTCCGTCGTTGCGGTGCCGATTCGACCGCGTCCGACCTCGTCATGTGCAATCTCGTCCTGCTCGCCGCGGCCGGTGACGCGACCGCTCCCGTCGTGATCGCCCATGCCCTCGCGGCCCTCGCGCGACGACGCCCCGGGGACGCCGCGCTGCCCGCTCTCGCCGCGGGATGGGTCCGTCGCCCTCCTGCCGGACGGGGCGGCCACGCCCGGCGTCCCCGGCGGCCCCGGGGCTAGGCGCGCGCCGGACACGATGACCGAACATTCGCAAGCACGGAGGTCACATGGGCGCGGCTGGGAGCGGGAACGGGGGCGGGAACAGGGCGAGGGCCTTCATCGCGTCCCTTCGGGCCGAGGCCCGGTCCAGGAACGCGCCCTTCGACCTGGCCGGTCCGGAATTCGATGCCTGGATCGAGGCGAGTCCGAAGGTCGGGGCCGAGCCGCCCGCGCGCGTGGCCGCCGACGTCGCCGGCGCCGCGGTCGTCTTGGCGAAGGGCCTCGGACGCGATCTTCCGGGCCTTGCCTGCGACGCTCCCCCGGCGATCGTCGTGCAGGTCGCTTCCGCCGAGTGGGTCGAGCCGATGCGGCGCGCCCTCGGGCCCTGCCTGCTCGGGCCCGGGGGCAAGGTGCTCGACGGGTCCGCCATGAGGCGCTCGTTCGACGACGACACGAAGGGCGGCCTCGTCGTCTTCGCGTGCGACGGCAACTCGCGGGAGCACCGTCCCGACCGTGGCAACGACATCGTCGGCGCGGCCCTGCTGGCGGGTCACGCTGTCGTGGGCATCAGCCCGAGTCCCGCCACCCTGCTGCCCGCGGACATCGTCGCGGCGGCCGACCTCAGGGTGCGCGCCGGGCCGCTCGACGGCGAGGGTCTGGCCCTCGTCATCGAGGCCGTGACCGGGACCGTCCCGTCCGATCCGGTGCCCGACGCGCTCGCGCGGTCGTGCGGTCCGGGCGATCTCAGGGCCTGCGTCCGACATGGCAGGGACGCCGATGCCGCCGTCGCGAGGCTGGAAGGGCGGGACGGTCCGGGCACCCGCGCGGCCGACGCATGCCCGAAGCTCGAGGACATGCACGGCTACGGCAAGGCAAGGGATTGGGGACTCGCGCTCGTCGCCGACCTGCGACTCTGGCTTTCCGGCACCATCCCTTTCTCGGCCTGCGAGTCGGCGGCCCTGGTCAGCGGGCCGCCCGGATGCGGGAAGACGCGCTTCGCGATGGCGCTCGCCCGCAGCGCCGGGCTGCCCCTGCTCGCGGGGTCGCTCGGCCAGTGGCAGTCCGCGAGGGACGGTCATCTTGGGCATACCTTGGGGGCGATGCGGCAGTTCTTCGAACTCGCCCGCCGCGCGCCTTGCGTGGCCCTGATCGACGAGCTGGATTCCTTCGGGGATCGCGCGGCGTTCGCCTCCGAGCACCGCGACTACTCCGTCCAAGTCGTGAACGCCCTGTTGGAGCATCTCGACGGAGCGGTCGCCCGCGAGGGCGTGGTGGTCATCGGGACCACCAACCATCCGTCCAGGATCGATCCGGCCATCCTGCGTTCCGGGCGGCTGGATCGCCACTTCGAGATCGGGTTGCCAAACCTGGACGCCCTGGTCGGAATGCTCCGCCTCCACCTCGGGACCGACGGCGAGGGCTTCGATCTCGCACCGATCGCGGCACTCGTCCGCGGCAGGACGGGCGCCGACGTGGAGGCATTGGTCCGGCGCGCCCGCGGGATCGCGCGCCGGGCCGGCAGGCCGCTCGTCCGCGACGACCTGCTCCACGCCGCGGCGGACGGCGTCCCGCAGCTCGGCGCGGGGTTGCGCATGCGCTGCGCGGTGCACGAGGCCGGC is from Methylobacterium radiodurans and encodes:
- a CDS encoding AAA family ATPase, whose translation is MGAAGSGNGGGNRARAFIASLRAEARSRNAPFDLAGPEFDAWIEASPKVGAEPPARVAADVAGAAVVLAKGLGRDLPGLACDAPPAIVVQVASAEWVEPMRRALGPCLLGPGGKVLDGSAMRRSFDDDTKGGLVVFACDGNSREHRPDRGNDIVGAALLAGHAVVGISPSPATLLPADIVAAADLRVRAGPLDGEGLALVIEAVTGTVPSDPVPDALARSCGPGDLRACVRHGRDADAAVARLEGRDGPGTRAADACPKLEDMHGYGKARDWGLALVADLRLWLSGTIPFSACESAALVSGPPGCGKTRFAMALARSAGLPLLAGSLGQWQSARDGHLGHTLGAMRQFFELARRAPCVALIDELDSFGDRAAFASEHRDYSVQVVNALLEHLDGAVAREGVVVIGTTNHPSRIDPAILRSGRLDRHFEIGLPNLDALVGMLRLHLGTDGEGFDLAPIAALVRGRTGADVEALVRRARGIARRAGRPLVRDDLLHAAADGVPQLGAGLRMRCAVHEAGHAVALLSGGAQDTVTLSITAAGGLTEWVRDEPYGGMTEPDIERFLIVALAGRAAEEVLLGNVSSGSADDLAVATRCAAAMEGSWGFSSEFPLVSLAQGRDVDLARMPWLLRPVHERLRQAYELACDLMRVERLALERLAEGLFRDGYLDDARTRALFAGRPARRAHGRTGGSGRS